A DNA window from Paenibacillus sp. HWE-109 contains the following coding sequences:
- a CDS encoding ABC transporter permease, translating into MVKFILRRFLYALITLWLIASFTFVLMKNLPGNPLGEGAERIPKATKEMLLKQYGLDKPLWEQYLTFMNNIIHGDLGASFQFPAHKVTDIIKQAFPSSLKLGLIAIVIAIVVGLTLGIIAALKHNKAGDYTAMFIAILGVSIPSFVLGPLLSYYVGVKWGILPAGLWKGPKYVILPSLALSFGTIAILARLMRTSMLDVLNQDYIKTAKSKGLTNFSVVVKHTIRNAILPVITIIGPIFVNVITGTLVVEQIFSVPGLGKHFVSSVYSNDYTMISGLTIFYSAILILVIFITDIVYGFVDPRIRLGKGGK; encoded by the coding sequence ATGGTTAAGTTCATTCTTCGCCGTTTCTTATATGCGCTTATCACGTTATGGCTAATTGCATCATTTACATTCGTATTGATGAAAAACTTACCAGGTAATCCACTTGGAGAAGGCGCCGAACGGATTCCGAAAGCTACGAAAGAGATGTTGCTGAAGCAATACGGTTTGGATAAGCCATTGTGGGAACAGTACTTGACATTCATGAACAATATCATCCATGGCGATCTAGGAGCTTCCTTTCAATTTCCTGCTCACAAAGTTACGGATATTATCAAGCAAGCATTCCCGTCTTCCCTTAAACTTGGCTTGATTGCCATTGTTATTGCTATCGTAGTTGGTTTGACGCTTGGTATCATCGCAGCCTTGAAACATAATAAAGCAGGCGATTATACAGCTATGTTCATTGCTATTTTGGGTGTATCCATTCCATCCTTCGTATTAGGACCGCTGTTATCTTATTATGTCGGGGTCAAATGGGGCATACTTCCAGCTGGTTTATGGAAAGGTCCCAAATATGTGATCTTACCGTCACTCGCGTTATCTTTCGGTACGATTGCGATTCTGGCTCGTTTAATGCGTACCTCCATGCTGGATGTACTGAATCAAGACTACATCAAAACAGCGAAATCGAAAGGGTTAACCAACTTTTCAGTCGTTGTAAAGCATACGATTCGCAATGCGATCTTACCGGTTATCACGATTATCGGCCCAATATTTGTAAACGTCATCACAGGCACACTCGTGGTAGAACAAATTTTCTCCGTGCCAGGTTTGGGTAAACACTTTGTTTCATCGGTTTATTCCAATGATTACACCATGATTTCTGGATTAACTATTTTCTATTCGGCCATCCTTATTTTGGTAATCTTCATCACAGACATTGTGTATGGCTTTGTAGACCCTAGAATTCGTCTTGGGAAAGGCGGGAAATAA
- a CDS encoding peptide ABC transporter substrate-binding protein — protein sequence MKATKWVSTAVALTLMGSVAIGCAKSEESPSTSPTGDTKGTAAPASNKPQEMKINFTAEPPVMDSSKTTANAAFTFLGAFNEGLYRTDKDGKATPALAKDFPKISADGLTYTFDIRDNANWSDGQPVKAQDFVYSFKRTLDPTTKAQYSFIVAWIKGGEAVTKAKTPDEIKAAQDALGVKAINDKQLEVKLEKPVAFFTQLLAFATFFPQREDFVTKAGDKYGAEVDKVIGAGPFVLSKWDHGQTLELVKNDKYWDAANVKLTKVTANIVKDSNTGLNLYETDAADLTEINRDQLTLYKGKPDNLPKPELTNSYLMYQTKKVPALGNKKIRQALGLAIDRQAYVDTVLANGSVASTGLVPGGTSDGAGGDFRKSAGETQPKFDAAKAKQLLAEGLKELGLTELPKMKVNADDTETAKKSLEFILAQWKQNLGYDAVANPVPHALRIELSSKKDFDIVLSLWGADYNDPMTFLDMWVTGGEFDEGDYSNPEYDKLIKSAQTEVDASKRSKALIDAEKILMDDQGVAPLYFRTRAYLKKENVTGLILPAFGQEWELKWASIK from the coding sequence ATGAAAGCGACAAAGTGGGTTTCAACAGCAGTAGCATTAACCCTGATGGGTAGCGTAGCAATTGGTTGTGCGAAAAGTGAGGAAAGTCCTTCAACATCTCCTACTGGGGATACAAAAGGTACAGCAGCTCCAGCATCTAACAAACCACAAGAGATGAAAATTAACTTTACAGCTGAGCCGCCTGTAATGGATAGCTCCAAAACAACGGCAAATGCAGCGTTCACATTCCTTGGCGCATTTAACGAAGGACTTTATCGTACAGATAAAGATGGTAAAGCAACACCAGCACTTGCCAAAGATTTCCCTAAAATTTCAGCTGATGGTTTGACATACACATTCGATATTCGTGACAATGCGAACTGGTCCGATGGACAACCTGTAAAAGCACAGGATTTCGTTTATTCTTTCAAACGTACTCTTGATCCTACTACTAAAGCTCAATACAGCTTCATCGTTGCTTGGATTAAAGGTGGAGAAGCTGTTACCAAAGCAAAAACGCCGGATGAAATCAAAGCAGCACAAGATGCTCTAGGTGTAAAAGCAATTAATGATAAACAACTTGAAGTTAAGCTTGAAAAACCGGTAGCGTTCTTTACACAATTGCTTGCATTCGCAACATTCTTCCCGCAAAGAGAAGATTTCGTTACGAAAGCCGGTGACAAATACGGCGCTGAAGTTGATAAAGTTATTGGTGCGGGTCCGTTCGTTCTGAGCAAATGGGATCACGGCCAAACGCTTGAACTTGTTAAAAACGATAAATATTGGGACGCAGCTAACGTGAAGCTTACAAAAGTTACAGCTAACATCGTTAAAGATTCCAATACAGGTCTTAACTTATATGAAACAGATGCAGCTGATTTGACAGAAATCAACCGCGATCAACTGACGCTTTACAAAGGTAAACCGGACAACCTGCCAAAACCAGAGTTGACGAACTCCTACTTGATGTACCAAACGAAAAAAGTTCCAGCTCTAGGCAACAAGAAAATTCGTCAAGCATTAGGTCTGGCGATTGACCGTCAAGCTTATGTAGATACAGTTCTTGCTAATGGTTCTGTTGCATCCACAGGTCTAGTGCCTGGTGGTACTTCTGATGGCGCCGGCGGAGATTTCCGTAAATCTGCTGGTGAAACACAACCTAAGTTCGACGCGGCGAAAGCTAAGCAATTGCTTGCTGAAGGTTTGAAAGAGCTAGGCTTAACTGAGCTTCCAAAAATGAAAGTGAATGCAGATGATACAGAAACTGCGAAAAAATCACTTGAGTTCATCTTAGCGCAATGGAAACAAAACCTTGGTTATGATGCTGTAGCGAACCCAGTTCCACATGCTCTGCGTATCGAGCTTTCCTCCAAAAAAGATTTCGATATCGTATTGTCCCTATGGGGTGCTGATTACAACGATCCAATGACGTTCTTGGATATGTGGGTAACAGGCGGAGAATTTGACGAAGGCGACTACAGCAATCCAGAATACGATAAATTGATTAAATCCGCTCAAACAGAAGTTGATGCTTCCAAGCGTTCCAAAGCATTGATCGATGCTGAGAAAATCCTGATGGATGATCAAGGTGTAGCGCCGCTGTACTTCCGTACTCGTGCTTACTTGAAGAAAGAAAATGTTACTGGCCTGATCCTGCCTGCCTTTGGACAAGAGTGGGAATTGAAATGGGCTTCTATCAAGTAA
- a CDS encoding DUF3397 domain-containing protein — protein sequence MWNMIASWLMNLYAVLTVAPFITFAILWFLAYVFLRDKKMTTRLTMDVTTLFLLGSVSVMWNKLFHTQFGFWLITLVLLIAFGIIGGYQTHIKGQTDLLRVSRVVWRLGFLGLSALYILLFFLHVGKNYIFST from the coding sequence ATGTGGAACATGATAGCCAGTTGGTTAATGAACTTATATGCTGTATTGACAGTGGCGCCTTTTATTACGTTTGCGATACTGTGGTTTTTGGCTTATGTTTTTCTGCGTGATAAAAAAATGACAACAAGACTAACGATGGATGTTACAACCTTGTTTTTACTTGGCTCTGTTTCTGTCATGTGGAATAAGTTGTTTCATACCCAATTTGGCTTTTGGCTGATTACCCTAGTGCTGCTGATTGCTTTCGGCATTATTGGAGGTTATCAAACGCATATTAAAGGACAAACTGATTTGTTGAGGGTGAGCAGGGTCGTTTGGAGATTAGGTTTTCTGGGTTTATCGGCTTTATATATCCTGTTGTTTTTTTTGCACGTCGGAAAAAATTACATTTTTTCGACGTAG
- a CDS encoding ketopantoate reductase family protein produces the protein MRIMIVGAGSLGLLYAAKLAAYCERLTVITRTRAQAGELAGQGLEFNDADGRQKIKQNESLEFGYFIEEVQTAAVAENGKPYDYIFLMVKQPAITKELVDYLDNHMDERTYLICFQNGVGHEEMLGEVIDSHRLLLAVTTEGARRDGFTRVSHTGHGVTYIGTMQHSEEIDPSAHFLLVELLGKAGFQSEMSKNMDVRIWSKLIINAVINPLTAIMRVTNGELLRTASSMSLMEALYQEACAVALAQGVALPDRLWESLLGVCTATSQNHSSMLQDIENSRPTEIDRINGSLLAIANKLNMKLPTHETVYLLVKALE, from the coding sequence ATGCGTATAATGATTGTCGGAGCAGGTTCTTTGGGCCTGTTGTATGCAGCGAAACTGGCGGCCTATTGTGAACGACTAACAGTAATTACGAGGACAAGAGCGCAAGCTGGGGAGTTGGCTGGGCAGGGGCTTGAGTTCAACGATGCAGATGGACGTCAAAAAATAAAACAAAATGAGAGCCTTGAATTCGGCTATTTTATAGAAGAAGTACAAACAGCGGCAGTTGCCGAAAACGGAAAACCTTATGATTATATCTTTCTTATGGTGAAACAGCCTGCGATTACGAAAGAACTTGTCGATTACCTGGATAATCACATGGATGAACGGACTTATCTAATCTGTTTTCAAAATGGCGTGGGTCATGAAGAAATGCTGGGTGAAGTGATTGATTCGCATCGTTTACTGCTCGCTGTGACTACGGAAGGGGCAAGACGAGATGGGTTCACACGGGTTTCGCATACGGGTCATGGCGTAACCTACATAGGGACCATGCAGCATTCTGAAGAAATAGATCCTTCTGCACATTTTTTGTTAGTAGAACTGCTTGGGAAGGCAGGATTTCAATCGGAGATGTCGAAGAACATGGATGTAAGAATATGGAGCAAGTTGATTATCAATGCCGTTATCAACCCGCTTACGGCTATTATGCGTGTGACGAACGGTGAATTGCTGCGCACGGCTTCGTCAATGTCTTTGATGGAAGCTTTGTATCAAGAAGCATGTGCGGTGGCACTAGCACAAGGCGTAGCGCTTCCAGATCGCTTGTGGGAAAGTCTGCTGGGAGTCTGCACAGCTACAAGTCAAAATCATTCATCGATGCTTCAAGATATTGAGAATTCCCGACCTACAGAGATAGATCGTATTAACGGAAGCTTATTGGCAATAGCGAATAAGTTGAATATGAAGCTTCCAACGCACGAGACCGTGTATCTTCTCGTTAAAGCTCTAGAATAA
- a CDS encoding RsfA family transcriptional regulator, whose protein sequence is MSAIRQDAWSDEDDLILAEVTLRHIREGSTQLSAFEEVGERIGRTAAACGFRWNSFVRKKYEAAIQIAKAQRQKRTQLKKHAAVSISGSTSIGLLDNPELSQGKSESFTEETLSIDAVIRFLRQWRSTYQDMNRHIKSLEKELQDKEDELDRLGRENNKLNKQVNEVETDYRVVNDDYKALIQIMDRARKMAFLVEEEEEEKPRFKMDANGNLERVD, encoded by the coding sequence ATGTCGGCAATTAGACAAGATGCTTGGAGCGATGAAGACGACTTGATCTTAGCGGAAGTGACACTGCGTCACATACGAGAAGGCAGCACACAATTATCTGCGTTTGAGGAAGTTGGAGAACGCATTGGACGTACAGCGGCGGCTTGTGGATTTCGCTGGAATAGCTTTGTCAGAAAGAAATATGAAGCGGCTATACAAATTGCCAAAGCGCAACGTCAAAAGAGAACGCAGCTCAAGAAGCATGCGGCAGTGTCCATCTCTGGCTCGACTTCCATAGGGCTATTGGATAATCCGGAGTTATCGCAGGGGAAATCAGAATCCTTTACAGAAGAAACGCTGTCGATTGACGCAGTGATCCGGTTCTTGCGACAGTGGAGAAGCACGTATCAAGATATGAATCGACATATTAAAAGCTTGGAGAAAGAGCTGCAGGACAAAGAGGATGAGTTAGATAGACTAGGCAGGGAAAACAACAAGTTGAACAAGCAAGTGAATGAAGTTGAAACGGATTATCGCGTCGTGAATGACGATTATAAAGCGTTGATTCAAATTATGGATCGAGCGCGCAAGATGGCCTTTTTAGTGGAAGAAGAGGAAGAAGAGAAGCCGCGGTTTAAGATGGATGCAAACGGCAATTTAGAAAGAGTAGACTAG
- a CDS encoding DUF2626 domain-containing protein: MDRMFRVLGFWTLVIALMSLAGDMIPMSLIFFFQTAVFVILGYMRLSERTYILLFWGYMIISFSGFTYWSFFKMSI, encoded by the coding sequence ATGGATCGCATGTTTCGGGTTCTAGGTTTTTGGACACTTGTTATCGCGCTTATGAGCTTAGCAGGCGATATGATACCTATGTCTCTGATTTTCTTTTTTCAAACAGCCGTATTCGTCATTCTAGGCTATATGCGCTTGTCAGAACGCACTTACATATTGTTGTTCTGGGGATATATGATTATTTCCTTCAGCGGCTTTACGTACTGGTCATTTTTCAAAATGTCCATCTAA
- a CDS encoding class I SAM-dependent methyltransferase codes for MKQQLGHPEVVNALIEAMDLNDDKAIPFHEYMAICLYSEPYGYYRNENPKIGKQGDFYTSSSIGSVMGEMIAAFVTKQAASASSDQLVLHLVEWGGGSGRMAFHIMEEIKNTSPAIYDRVRYTLIESSAYHRELQRTALQDHAANIEFAQAGEWLAQEPQEHLYVLANELLDAFPVHRIRYKNSDFQESYVHWRPEEQEFQEIWRPIRSERLLDFLAQSKVQWLDGQIGEINLEAEVWIAGIASRMENGSLLVIDYGDVEAELYAPHRYQGTFMCYRQHQAHDNPWIHQGEQDMTAHIDFSFIEKVALQSGFADVTLQTQREFLVEQGILQKLQDHFDPNPFSEVSKRNRAIRQLLLSDHMSELFKVLIATKKR; via the coding sequence ATGAAACAACAGTTGGGCCACCCTGAAGTGGTGAATGCTCTCATAGAAGCGATGGATTTAAATGATGATAAGGCCATACCTTTTCACGAGTATATGGCAATTTGCCTATACAGTGAACCTTACGGTTATTATCGCAATGAGAATCCTAAGATAGGTAAACAAGGCGATTTCTATACGAGCTCCTCCATTGGATCTGTGATGGGTGAAATGATAGCTGCTTTTGTAACGAAACAGGCAGCTTCGGCTTCTAGTGATCAGTTGGTCCTTCACCTTGTTGAATGGGGAGGAGGGTCTGGCCGGATGGCCTTTCATATTATGGAGGAAATAAAAAACACGAGCCCTGCCATATATGACCGGGTCCGCTACACATTGATTGAATCGAGTGCCTATCACCGGGAACTGCAACGAACTGCGCTGCAGGATCATGCTGCCAATATTGAGTTCGCGCAAGCGGGGGAGTGGCTTGCACAAGAACCTCAGGAGCATCTCTACGTGCTTGCTAACGAGCTTCTTGATGCCTTTCCTGTTCATCGTATTCGCTATAAAAACTCGGATTTTCAAGAATCTTATGTCCATTGGCGCCCCGAAGAGCAGGAATTTCAAGAAATCTGGCGTCCCATTCGCTCGGAACGTCTATTAGACTTCCTTGCACAAAGTAAAGTTCAATGGCTGGACGGGCAAATCGGCGAGATTAATCTTGAGGCCGAGGTATGGATCGCGGGAATTGCCAGTCGAATGGAAAACGGAAGTCTGCTTGTCATTGATTATGGAGATGTTGAAGCTGAACTATATGCTCCTCATCGCTATCAAGGCACTTTCATGTGTTATCGGCAGCATCAAGCTCACGATAACCCATGGATTCATCAAGGAGAACAAGACATGACTGCTCATATAGACTTTAGTTTTATTGAAAAGGTAGCACTCCAGAGCGGCTTTGCGGATGTCACGCTCCAGACGCAGCGGGAGTTCCTGGTCGAACAGGGGATTTTGCAAAAGCTGCAGGATCACTTCGATCCGAATCCATTCAGCGAGGTATCCAAAAGGAATCGTGCGATTCGTCAATTATTGCTCAGTGATCATATGAGTGAGCTGTTCAAAGTCTTAATTGCAACGAAAAAAAGGTGA
- a CDS encoding coiled-coil domain-containing protein, translating to MKYKIILILMTAFLLTQLTIPFQPAFAVETSPATDEAKELVQKGLTIFEIDKEVSRLNEQDAKIVVQIQQNEQDIAKQNSNVESTRKHAGKVMRAYYTGDRDSIWMLIFSVSSFADALRMFEYLQMIITNDHRALSTFTDSFNNLKSLKTELETSRAELQQTKDKFLLQRERLVKLQEELDKQLAVSAQAQVIESQIKSLNEQWKQEGVPLFREYLNSLSTAFRELPQYVTNESKFMDLSSIKNPVITISDTDFNTYIHTKNDLLKNLNFKFADGNIIAKGKKENIEVTLEGKFLLKENPDMNEVRFVVEKLEFNGFTLPDTTIEDFTKEFQLGFIPKKIVNYLDVVSVETKNGVAVVKLKLSL from the coding sequence ATGAAATATAAAATCATACTTATCCTAATGACTGCTTTTTTACTTACACAACTCACCATTCCTTTCCAACCGGCATTCGCCGTTGAAACGAGCCCTGCAACGGATGAAGCTAAGGAACTCGTGCAGAAGGGACTTACCATTTTCGAAATCGACAAAGAAGTCAGCCGTTTAAATGAACAAGACGCCAAAATAGTTGTTCAAATCCAGCAAAATGAACAAGATATCGCCAAGCAGAACAGCAATGTTGAGAGCACTCGCAAACACGCCGGCAAAGTCATGAGAGCTTATTATACGGGAGACCGCGATTCTATCTGGATGCTGATCTTCAGCGTCAGCTCCTTCGCAGATGCGCTGCGGATGTTTGAATATCTGCAAATGATTATCACAAACGATCATCGCGCTTTATCCACTTTTACGGACTCATTCAATAACTTAAAGAGCCTCAAGACAGAACTGGAAACCTCGCGGGCTGAGCTTCAGCAGACGAAAGATAAGTTTCTCTTACAGCGCGAACGCCTCGTGAAGCTCCAAGAGGAATTGGACAAACAATTGGCTGTCAGCGCCCAGGCACAAGTCATCGAGAGCCAAATCAAAAGCTTAAATGAGCAATGGAAACAAGAAGGCGTTCCTTTATTCCGCGAGTACTTGAACAGCTTATCTACAGCTTTCCGCGAATTGCCGCAATACGTAACCAACGAAAGTAAATTTATGGACCTGTCATCCATTAAAAACCCGGTTATCACCATCAGTGATACGGATTTCAATACGTATATTCACACCAAAAATGACCTTCTGAAAAATCTCAATTTCAAATTTGCTGATGGAAACATCATTGCCAAAGGCAAAAAAGAGAACATCGAAGTTACGTTGGAAGGCAAGTTTCTTTTGAAAGAAAATCCCGATATGAATGAAGTCCGCTTCGTTGTGGAGAAGCTGGAATTCAACGGATTTACTCTGCCGGATACCACAATCGAAGATTTTACCAAAGAATTTCAGCTAGGTTTTATTCCCAAGAAAATAGTTAATTATCTCGATGTTGTTAGCGTTGAAACCAAAAATGGCGTCGCCGTAGTGAAACTTAAACTATCCCTGTAA
- a CDS encoding PhoH family protein, producing the protein MKKIYVLDTNVLLQDPNALFAFEDNEVVIPAVVLEEIDSKKRNAEEIGRNARHVSRLLDGLRTKGNLSDGITLEHGGSIKVELNHRSFAKLQDTFAELTNDNRILAVALNYHLEEQENEAPRPVVIVSKDTLVRIKADVLGIPAQDYLTDRIVAQTDMYTGYITLFVHPSVIDEFYSYRFLTVTSLNLGYMLHPNEFVILRDELGSSKSALLKVTTDAKKLEPLYMSNDPIWGIAARNAQQRMALELLLNDDIPLVTLTGKAGTGKTLLTLAAGLMKIEDDRKYKKLLIARPVVPMGKDIGYLPGEKDEKLRPWMQPIYDNLEYLFDTKKPGDIEKILAGLGSIQVEALTYIRGRSIPGQFIIIDEAQNLSKHEVKTIVSRVGEGSKIVLLGDPDQIDHPYLDASSNGLTYVVERFKQEGISGHITLERGERSHLAQLAADLL; encoded by the coding sequence ATGAAAAAAATTTACGTGTTAGATACCAATGTACTGCTTCAGGACCCTAATGCTTTATTCGCATTTGAAGACAATGAAGTAGTCATACCCGCCGTGGTGTTGGAGGAAATCGATTCGAAGAAACGGAATGCGGAGGAAATTGGCCGTAATGCCAGACATGTGTCGAGATTGCTTGACGGACTCAGAACCAAGGGTAATTTATCCGATGGGATCACACTCGAACATGGCGGCAGCATCAAAGTGGAGCTCAATCATCGCAGCTTTGCGAAGCTGCAAGATACATTTGCGGAATTAACGAATGATAATCGAATCCTGGCGGTCGCGCTCAATTACCATTTGGAAGAGCAGGAGAATGAAGCTCCTAGACCGGTTGTGATCGTAAGCAAAGATACATTAGTACGTATTAAAGCGGATGTTCTCGGTATTCCTGCACAGGACTACTTAACAGATCGCATTGTGGCGCAAACGGATATGTACACGGGTTACATCACCCTTTTTGTACATCCTTCTGTCATTGATGAATTCTACTCCTATCGTTTCTTGACGGTTACCTCGCTTAATCTGGGATACATGCTGCATCCCAATGAATTTGTTATTCTGCGGGATGAGCTTGGATCTTCCAAGTCAGCCTTGCTGAAAGTGACTACGGATGCCAAAAAACTGGAACCGCTCTATATGAGCAATGATCCCATTTGGGGAATTGCCGCGCGCAATGCGCAGCAACGCATGGCTCTTGAGCTCCTGCTCAATGACGATATCCCGCTCGTCACCCTGACTGGGAAAGCGGGTACAGGTAAGACGCTGCTGACATTAGCCGCAGGGCTAATGAAGATTGAGGATGATCGCAAGTACAAGAAGTTGTTGATTGCTCGGCCTGTTGTACCGATGGGGAAAGATATAGGTTACCTGCCTGGTGAAAAAGATGAAAAGCTGCGGCCATGGATGCAGCCGATCTACGATAATTTGGAGTACTTGTTCGACACCAAAAAACCCGGAGACATTGAGAAAATACTTGCCGGACTCGGCAGCATCCAAGTTGAGGCCTTGACGTACATTCGCGGACGTTCCATCCCTGGGCAATTCATTATCATTGATGAAGCCCAGAACTTATCCAAACACGAAGTGAAAACAATCGTTTCACGCGTGGGGGAAGGCAGTAAAATTGTTCTCCTAGGCGACCCAGATCAAATTGACCATCCATATTTGGATGCTTCCAGCAATGGTTTGACTTATGTTGTGGAACGATTTAAGCAAGAAGGAATCAGCGGACACATCACGCTCGAACGTGGTGAACGTTCACATCTGGCGCAATTAGCGGCCGATTTGCTCTGA
- a CDS encoding YhcN/YlaJ family sporulation lipoprotein has protein sequence MRLLCVFLLVLTLAVGCSQAPKSGAPSQDPNQRQVKVQQIAPQKLEIKDSKAVAQRLEQLATSIPMVESAHCVVFGNTAVVGINIKKDLDRAKVGTVKYSVAEALKKDPYGVNAVVTADLDLDERLRNIRDNIQAGRPITGFAEQMADIVGRVMPQLPRDIRNPTHNHGTNDANTAGNPTP, from the coding sequence GTGAGACTATTGTGCGTATTTTTGTTGGTACTGACCCTCGCGGTTGGCTGTAGTCAAGCGCCGAAAAGTGGTGCCCCCTCTCAAGATCCGAATCAAAGGCAAGTGAAAGTACAACAGATCGCTCCACAAAAGCTCGAGATCAAAGATTCGAAAGCAGTTGCGCAGCGTTTGGAGCAGCTAGCCACCAGTATCCCTATGGTCGAGAGCGCGCATTGTGTTGTCTTCGGCAATACGGCAGTAGTGGGCATTAATATCAAGAAGGACTTGGATCGCGCCAAAGTGGGAACGGTCAAATACTCCGTTGCTGAGGCCCTCAAAAAAGACCCTTATGGTGTCAATGCGGTCGTTACAGCCGATTTGGACTTAGACGAACGTCTGCGCAACATTCGGGATAACATCCAAGCAGGTAGACCCATTACCGGGTTCGCTGAACAAATGGCGGATATCGTAGGCCGTGTGATGCCACAACTGCCGCGCGACATTCGCAATCCAACCCATAATCATGGAACTAATGACGCGAATACAGCAGGTAATCCTACCCCTTAA
- a CDS encoding YlaH-like family protein, whose product MNEWFGNHIYITYLLIFIFMSYVYNKVFRTRKLPILKTALIYVLMAIGSIMLLGFQLVGLPIVLCLTVAISLMFLVRIRYFFEKRSGNRPT is encoded by the coding sequence ATAAACGAATGGTTTGGCAATCACATTTACATCACGTATTTGTTAATCTTTATATTCATGTCCTATGTGTATAACAAAGTTTTCCGTACACGCAAATTGCCAATTCTCAAGACTGCGTTAATTTATGTATTGATGGCTATTGGTTCTATTATGCTGCTTGGTTTTCAATTAGTTGGTTTGCCGATCGTTCTTTGCTTAACAGTTGCCATTTCATTGATGTTTCTAGTGCGGATTCGATACTTTTTTGAGAAAAGAAGCGGGAATCGACCTACGTAA